Proteins from a genomic interval of Streptomyces sp. NBC_01445:
- a CDS encoding ATP-binding protein, giving the protein MKQSAVKTLGVAALGAAFAAAGAGAASAAPALPDAGSALDTVTSTLPAEQVAQVLPAGGTESLTAGKNAVAGGLKAATPAVTKALPTNGSDPVSGLLGGLPVKSLPAGGALPVG; this is encoded by the coding sequence ATGAAGCAGTCTGCTGTCAAGACCCTCGGTGTCGCCGCCCTCGGTGCCGCCTTCGCTGCCGCGGGCGCCGGTGCCGCGTCCGCCGCCCCCGCCCTCCCGGATGCGGGCTCCGCCCTGGACACCGTGACCAGCACGCTCCCCGCCGAGCAGGTCGCGCAGGTACTGCCCGCCGGTGGCACCGAGTCCCTCACTGCCGGCAAGAACGCCGTCGCCGGTGGCCTGAAGGCCGCCACGCCCGCCGTCACGAAGGCCCTCCCCACCAACGGCAGCGACCCGGTCTCCGGTCTCCTCGGCGGCCTGCCCGTCAAGTCGCTGCCCGCCGGCGGCGCCCTGCCCGTCGGCTGA
- a CDS encoding VanZ family protein → MQRHRPGGSKAAIRFRTAGIVLLAAHLLLVCWITLRPLDVPWVSAANLHPFAGIRADLALGPAEAVRRIGKELVLLAPLGVLLPIAGGRLVVSPLGSLVRTVAAGALLSLGIELLQTGVPGQVVDIDSLFLNTLGVALAHAAVVPTLRGRLRRRTEVPALPREEPSQGRTPTISRVGIAP, encoded by the coding sequence GTGCAGCGCCATCGCCCGGGCGGCTCCAAGGCCGCCATCCGCTTCCGTACGGCAGGGATAGTCCTCCTTGCCGCGCATCTGCTTCTCGTCTGCTGGATCACGCTGCGACCACTGGACGTGCCGTGGGTCAGCGCCGCGAACCTGCATCCGTTCGCCGGGATCAGGGCGGATCTCGCGCTCGGTCCGGCGGAGGCGGTGCGGCGCATCGGCAAGGAGCTGGTGCTGCTCGCGCCTCTGGGGGTGCTGCTGCCGATCGCCGGAGGGCGGCTCGTCGTCTCGCCGCTGGGTTCGCTGGTGCGTACGGTCGCCGCCGGAGCGCTGCTCTCGCTCGGCATCGAGCTGCTGCAGACCGGGGTACCGGGGCAGGTCGTGGACATCGACTCACTGTTCCTGAACACGCTGGGCGTGGCCCTCGCGCACGCGGCCGTGGTGCCGACTCTCAGGGGCAGGCTCCGCCGCAGGACCGAGGTCCCCGCCCTCCCCCGGGAGGAGCCCTCTCAGGGGCGGACCCCGACGATTTCCAGGGTCGGCATCGCCCCGTGA
- a CDS encoding PspC domain-containing protein, which yields MTALARPTNGRMIGGVCAALARRFGTSATTMRVIFVLSCLLPGPQFLLYIALWILLPSEGKVRQAW from the coding sequence ATGACCGCCCTTGCCCGCCCCACGAACGGACGGATGATCGGCGGAGTGTGCGCAGCGCTGGCAAGGCGCTTCGGCACCTCCGCGACCACGATGCGCGTGATCTTCGTGCTCTCGTGTCTGCTTCCCGGTCCCCAGTTCCTGCTGTACATCGCGCTGTGGATCCTGCTGCCGAGCGAGGGCAAGGTCCGCCAGGCGTGGTGA
- a CDS encoding SigE family RNA polymerase sigma factor produces the protein MNTLHSTTTGAVVTRLHDALVRSPGSGKHELSGAVSGRGCARGTGRQHTAYMTVVDANQAVSDGGAAYGEESGERKKSLSEAEFTAYVQERRASLYATAYHLTGDRFEAEDLLQSALFSTYRAWDRISDKAAVGGYLRRTMTNLHISAWRRRKLNEYPTEELPETAGDTDAMRGTELRAVLWQALARLPELQRTMLVLRYYEGRTDPEIADILDISVGTVKSSIWRSLRRLREDEALSFGRDLEESFGELVA, from the coding sequence ATGAACACGCTGCACAGCACCACCACTGGCGCAGTTGTCACACGTCTTCATGACGCTCTCGTGCGGAGTCCCGGTTCCGGGAAGCACGAGCTGTCCGGTGCCGTGAGCGGGCGGGGGTGCGCTCGCGGCACCGGGCGTCAGCACACCGCGTACATGACGGTGGTTGACGCGAACCAGGCGGTATCCGACGGGGGAGCCGCGTACGGGGAGGAATCGGGGGAGCGGAAGAAGTCCCTGTCGGAAGCCGAGTTCACGGCCTACGTCCAGGAACGCCGCGCCTCCCTGTACGCAACCGCCTACCACCTGACCGGTGACCGGTTCGAGGCCGAGGACCTGCTCCAGAGCGCCCTCTTCTCGACGTACCGCGCCTGGGACAGGATCAGCGACAAGGCGGCGGTCGGGGGCTACCTCCGCCGCACCATGACCAATCTGCACATCAGCGCGTGGCGCCGCCGCAAGCTGAACGAGTACCCGACCGAGGAACTGCCGGAGACGGCGGGCGACACGGACGCGATGCGTGGCACGGAGCTGCGCGCGGTTCTCTGGCAGGCCCTGGCCCGCCTCCCCGAACTGCAGCGCACGATGCTCGTCCTGCGCTACTACGAGGGTCGTACGGACCCCGAGATCGCGGACATCCTCGACATCAGTGTCGGCACGGTGAAGTCGAGCATCTGGCGCTCCCTGCGCCGGCTGCGCGAGGACGAGGCCCTCAGCTTCGGCCGTGACCTGGAGGAGTCCTTCGGCGAGCTGGTGGCCTGA
- the afsQ1 gene encoding two-component system response regulator AfsQ1, with the protein MPSLLLIEDDDAIRTALELSLTRQGHRVATAATGEDGLKLLREQRPDLIVLDVMLPGIDGFEVCRRIRRTDQLPIILLTARSDDIDVVVGLESGADDYVVKPVQGRVLDARIRAVLRRGEREANDAASFGSLVIDRAAMTVTKNGEDLQLTPTELRLLLELSRRPGQALSRQQLLRLVWEHDYLGDSRLVDACVQRLRAKVEDVPSSPTLIRTVRGVGYRLDTPQ; encoded by the coding sequence GTGCCTTCCCTGTTGCTGATCGAGGACGACGACGCCATCCGTACGGCCCTGGAGCTGTCCCTTACGCGCCAGGGTCATCGGGTTGCCACCGCTGCCACCGGCGAGGACGGTCTGAAGCTGTTGCGCGAGCAGCGGCCGGACCTGATCGTGCTGGATGTGATGCTGCCCGGCATCGACGGGTTCGAGGTGTGCCGGCGCATCCGGCGCACGGACCAGCTGCCGATCATCCTGCTCACGGCGCGCAGTGACGACATCGACGTGGTGGTCGGGCTGGAGTCCGGCGCCGACGACTATGTCGTGAAGCCGGTGCAGGGGCGGGTGCTCGACGCCCGGATCCGGGCGGTGCTCCGGCGGGGCGAGCGGGAGGCCAACGACGCTGCGTCGTTCGGCAGTCTCGTCATCGACCGGGCCGCGATGACGGTCACGAAGAACGGCGAGGACCTCCAACTGACGCCCACGGAGCTGCGGTTGCTCCTCGAACTGAGCCGCAGGCCGGGACAGGCGCTGTCGCGGCAGCAGTTGCTGCGTCTGGTGTGGGAGCACGACTACCTCGGTGACTCGCGGCTCGTCGACGCGTGTGTGCAGCGGCTGCGCGCGAAGGTCGAGGACGTGCCGTCGTCACCGACGCTGATCCGTACGGTGCGCGGGGTCGGCTACCGGCTGGACACTCCTCAGTGA
- a CDS encoding NADPH-dependent FMN reductase: MSTPLHVAVLVGSTREGRFAPVVTKWLAGRLAEHGGMTADVVDLAETPLPTVLPAFGQELPQDSKELLAAVSPRLAAADAFVFVTPEYNHSFPASLKNAVDWHNEQWHAKPIAFVSYGGLSGGLRAVEQLRVVMPELNAMTIRNTVSFHNAWAEFDASGEHADPAVEAAAKAMLDQLAWWAHALRDARSVRPYAA; encoded by the coding sequence GTGTCCACTCCGCTCCACGTCGCCGTACTGGTCGGCAGCACTCGAGAGGGCCGCTTCGCGCCGGTCGTCACCAAGTGGCTGGCCGGCCGGCTCGCCGAGCACGGTGGCATGACCGCCGATGTCGTCGACCTCGCCGAGACGCCGCTGCCCACCGTCCTCCCGGCCTTCGGCCAGGAGCTGCCACAGGACAGCAAGGAGCTGCTCGCCGCCGTCTCGCCGCGCCTGGCCGCGGCCGACGCGTTCGTCTTCGTCACGCCGGAGTACAACCACAGCTTCCCGGCGTCCCTGAAGAACGCCGTCGACTGGCACAACGAGCAGTGGCACGCGAAGCCGATCGCGTTCGTCTCGTACGGCGGCCTGTCGGGCGGCCTGCGCGCGGTGGAGCAACTGCGCGTCGTGATGCCCGAGTTGAACGCCATGACGATCCGGAACACGGTCAGTTTCCACAACGCGTGGGCCGAGTTCGACGCCTCGGGCGAGCACGCGGACCCGGCGGTCGAGGCCGCGGCGAAGGCGATGCTCGACCAGCTGGCGTGGTGGGCGCACGCCCTGCGGGACGCCAGGTCGGTACGCCCGTACGCGGCTTGA
- a CDS encoding HAMP domain-containing sensor histidine kinase, translated as MSDAHDRLRGWAAAKKAILAGLRFTSLRLRLVVVFALVALTAAVSASGIAYWLNREAVLTRAQDAALSDFQQEMQNRAAALPEHPTQGELQHAANLMASSSQHFSVLLISDDKDGRRIAGNSDLDAITLAEVPRSLRDAVNREQPLTDGNKHPYHLYWQRIVSNDTPYLVGGARVIDGGPTGYMLKSLEPEAKDLNSLAWSLGIATALALIGSALLAQAAATTVLKPVHRLGRAARRLGEGKLDTRLRVSGTDELADLSRTFNRTAENLEKKVADMSAREEASRRFVADMSHELRTPLTAITAVTEVLEEELDAETGSVDPMIEPAVRLVVSETRRLNDLVENLMEVTRFDAGTARLVLDQVDIADQITACIDARAWLDAVDLDAERGIMARIDPRRLDVIMANLIGNALKHGGSPVRVSVRLADSELVIEVRDHGPGIPQDVLPHVFDRFYKASASRPRSEGSGLGLSIALENAHIHGGEITAANSPEGGAVFTFRLPLDASPLTLPPDDEGADGGGSGEEGGAR; from the coding sequence GTGAGTGATGCGCACGACCGGCTGCGGGGCTGGGCCGCGGCGAAGAAGGCGATACTCGCGGGCCTGCGCTTCACGAGCCTGCGGCTGCGGCTCGTCGTCGTCTTCGCCCTGGTGGCGCTGACCGCGGCGGTGTCGGCGTCCGGGATCGCGTACTGGCTCAACCGCGAGGCGGTGCTGACCCGGGCGCAGGACGCGGCGCTCAGCGACTTCCAGCAGGAGATGCAGAATCGGGCCGCGGCGCTGCCCGAGCATCCGACGCAGGGCGAGTTGCAGCATGCGGCGAACCTGATGGCGAGCAGCAGCCAGCACTTCAGTGTGCTGCTGATCAGCGACGACAAGGACGGCCGGCGGATCGCCGGGAACTCCGACCTGGACGCGATCACGCTGGCCGAGGTGCCGCGTTCGCTGCGGGACGCGGTGAACAGGGAGCAGCCCCTCACGGACGGCAACAAGCATCCGTACCACCTGTACTGGCAGCGGATCGTCAGCAATGACACGCCGTATCTGGTCGGTGGGGCGCGGGTGATCGACGGGGGGCCGACGGGCTACATGCTCAAGTCCCTGGAGCCGGAGGCGAAGGATCTCAACTCCCTTGCCTGGTCGCTCGGGATCGCGACGGCGCTTGCGCTGATCGGTTCGGCGCTGCTCGCACAGGCCGCGGCGACGACGGTGCTCAAGCCGGTGCACCGGCTCGGGAGGGCGGCACGGCGGCTCGGCGAAGGAAAGCTGGACACGCGTCTGCGGGTGTCCGGTACGGACGAACTGGCCGATCTTTCCAGGACGTTCAACAGGACCGCGGAGAATCTGGAGAAGAAGGTCGCCGACATGAGTGCGCGCGAGGAGGCGTCGCGGCGCTTCGTCGCCGACATGTCGCACGAGCTGCGTACGCCACTGACGGCGATCACCGCCGTGACGGAGGTACTCGAGGAGGAGCTCGACGCGGAGACCGGTTCGGTCGACCCGATGATCGAGCCCGCCGTACGCCTCGTGGTGAGCGAGACGCGCCGGCTGAACGACCTGGTGGAGAACCTCATGGAGGTCACCCGCTTCGACGCGGGCACCGCCCGGCTCGTCCTCGACCAGGTCGACATCGCCGACCAGATCACGGCCTGCATCGACGCCCGTGCCTGGCTCGACGCGGTGGACCTGGACGCGGAGCGCGGCATCATGGCCCGCATCGACCCGCGCCGCCTCGACGTCATCATGGCGAACCTGATCGGGAACGCGCTCAAGCACGGCGGCTCGCCGGTGCGGGTGTCCGTGCGGCTTGCGGACTCGGAGCTGGTGATCGAGGTCCGTGACCACGGGCCCGGTATCCCGCAGGACGTGCTCCCGCACGTCTTCGACCGGTTCTACAAGGCGAGCGCGTCGCGGCCGCGTTCGGAGGGCAGCGGGCTCGGGCTGTCGATCGCCCTGGAGAACGCGCACATCCACGGCGGCGAGATCACGGCCGCCAACTCCCCCGAGGGCGGCGCCGTGTTCACGTTCCGGCTGCCGCTCGACGCGTCACCGCTGACGCTGCCGCCCGATGACGAGGGCGCCGACGGTGGCGGTTCCGGTGAGGAGGGCGGCGCGCGATGA
- a CDS encoding MDR family MFS transporter: MNQRTKETAQAAQQSPPKTPTTPPDTTPPNEPPSRLVILGLLLGIVLATLDGTIVGTALPTIVGDLGGLDHLSWVLTAYLLTTAVSTPIWGKFGDLYGRKGSYLASIGVFLTGSVLCGLAQDMGQLIAFRAVQGVGAGGLFVGALSLIGTLLTPAEAGRSQSMIGVLMPAALIGGPLLGGFLTDQLDWRWVFYVNVPVGASALAIVGLGVRVHAPRVKARIDVAGAALLTAAILSLTLLASWGGTTYDWTSPQIIGLALASAGALAAFVRVERRAAEPVIPPRLFADRNFTLAQILSFVTGAAMMATVGYLPQYMQFVQNMSSTASGLLLLPLMLGMMGAQLAIGRQVGNGGRYRAYPIIGGALATAGALALLTLGVGTPAGLASGVTFVLGLGVGCLMQPSMLITMNSAEPRDMGAASGTTTLLRTVGGSLGVAVLGSVYASRMSAELTDRLGSDGAHLTGGSVTPALLRDLPASAQDAVRTAVTGGLHGVALGTAALCAVTFAAAWLIREVPLRTKAS, translated from the coding sequence ATGAACCAGCGCACGAAGGAAACCGCACAAGCCGCGCAACAGAGCCCACCGAAGACCCCGACGACGCCGCCGGATACGACCCCGCCGAATGAGCCACCCTCCCGCCTGGTCATCCTCGGCCTGCTGCTGGGCATCGTGCTCGCCACCCTCGACGGCACCATCGTCGGCACCGCCCTGCCGACGATCGTCGGAGACCTGGGCGGCCTCGACCACCTCTCATGGGTCCTCACGGCCTATCTGCTGACCACCGCGGTCTCGACCCCGATCTGGGGAAAGTTCGGGGACCTGTACGGACGCAAGGGCAGCTACCTCGCCTCCATCGGCGTCTTCCTGACCGGCTCCGTCCTGTGCGGACTCGCCCAGGACATGGGCCAGTTGATCGCCTTCAGGGCAGTGCAGGGGGTCGGCGCGGGCGGCCTCTTCGTGGGCGCCCTCTCCCTCATCGGCACGCTCCTGACCCCGGCGGAGGCCGGCCGCTCCCAGTCCATGATCGGCGTGCTGATGCCCGCGGCCCTGATCGGCGGCCCGCTCCTCGGCGGCTTCCTCACCGACCAGCTCGACTGGCGCTGGGTGTTCTACGTCAACGTGCCGGTCGGCGCTTCGGCGCTCGCGATCGTCGGACTCGGCGTGCGCGTGCACGCCCCGCGCGTCAAGGCGCGGATCGACGTCGCGGGAGCGGCCCTGCTGACCGCGGCGATCCTGTCCCTGACGCTGCTCGCGAGCTGGGGCGGTACGACGTACGACTGGACGTCACCGCAGATCATCGGCCTCGCGCTGGCCTCGGCGGGCGCGCTCGCCGCGTTCGTACGCGTGGAGCGGCGGGCCGCCGAGCCGGTGATCCCGCCCCGCCTCTTCGCCGACCGCAACTTCACGCTCGCGCAGATCCTGAGTTTCGTGACCGGCGCCGCGATGATGGCGACGGTCGGCTACCTGCCGCAGTACATGCAGTTCGTGCAGAACATGTCGTCGACGGCGAGCGGGCTGCTGCTGCTCCCGCTGATGCTGGGCATGATGGGGGCGCAGCTGGCGATCGGTCGGCAGGTCGGCAACGGGGGCCGCTACCGCGCGTATCCGATCATCGGCGGCGCGCTCGCCACGGCGGGCGCCCTGGCCCTGTTGACGCTCGGCGTCGGCACTCCGGCCGGCCTGGCCTCGGGCGTGACGTTCGTCCTCGGCCTCGGCGTCGGCTGCCTGATGCAGCCGTCGATGCTGATCACGATGAACAGCGCCGAGCCCCGCGACATGGGCGCCGCCAGCGGCACCACGACCCTGCTGCGCACGGTCGGCGGCTCACTGGGCGTCGCGGTGCTCGGCTCCGTCTACGCGAGCCGCATGTCCGCCGAGCTCACCGACCGCCTCGGCTCCGACGGAGCGCACCTCACCGGCGGCTCCGTCACCCCCGCCCTCCTGCGGGACCTCCCGGCCTCCGCGCAGGACGCCGTCCGCACGGCAGTGACCGGCGGCCTGCACGGTGTGGCCCTGGGCACGGCCGCCCTGTGCGCGGTCACGTTCGCCGCGGCCTGGCTGATCCGCGAGGTCCCCCTGCGGACGAAGGCGTCCTAG
- a CDS encoding uridine kinase family protein, which produces MSSHPPIPARVVLLAGPSGSGKSSFASRSGLPVLCLDDFYKEADDPTLPQVPGSSDIDWDSPRSWDTETAVAAIAELCRTGRTRIPVYDIATSSRVGEETLDIERTPLFIAEGIFAADIVERCRDLGLLADALCLRGRPSTTFRRRLLRDLREGRKSVPFLLRRGWRLMRAERGIVARQTALGAHACGKEEALGRLAAAAAGRCVKARAQA; this is translated from the coding sequence GTGAGTTCTCATCCCCCGATACCGGCCCGGGTCGTCCTGTTGGCAGGTCCTTCCGGCTCCGGCAAGTCGTCGTTCGCGTCCCGCTCCGGGCTTCCCGTGCTGTGCCTGGACGACTTCTACAAGGAGGCCGACGACCCGACGCTGCCGCAGGTGCCGGGCAGCTCGGACATCGACTGGGACTCGCCCCGCTCCTGGGACACGGAGACGGCCGTTGCCGCGATCGCGGAGCTGTGCCGCACGGGCCGCACCCGCATTCCCGTCTACGACATCGCGACCAGCTCACGGGTGGGCGAGGAGACGCTCGACATCGAGCGCACGCCCCTGTTCATCGCGGAGGGCATTTTCGCCGCGGACATCGTGGAGCGCTGCCGGGACCTCGGGCTGCTGGCCGACGCGCTGTGCCTGCGCGGCCGCCCGTCCACGACGTTCCGCCGCCGGCTGCTGCGGGACCTCAGGGAGGGCCGCAAGTCCGTGCCGTTCCTGCTGCGCCGCGGCTGGCGCCTGATGCGCGCGGAGCGCGGCATCGTGGCCCGCCAGACGGCGCTCGGCGCGCACGCGTGCGGCAAGGAAGAAGCCCTCGGCCGCCTGGCCGCGGCCGCCGCGGGCCGGTGCGTGAAGGCCCGCGCCCAGGCGTGA